The following are encoded together in the Odocoileus virginianus isolate 20LAN1187 ecotype Illinois chromosome 28, Ovbor_1.2, whole genome shotgun sequence genome:
- the CCDC15 gene encoding coiled-coil domain-containing protein 15 isoform X6: MPRSMAPLKKPRNTTKLPLALNPLKSKDVLAVLAERNQAIVPVGAWVEPAPPDSSEVPAATSAYIIEEELKEQLRKKQEALKRFQRQVKSRVNQQIRLRKKQQLQRSYEAAEKEGSIAMHSSDPAHLTPKRTSVFPSNLNAAIGSARLPPPQMLEGGIEDRENQNELFQQQAQALSQSMKQARHRLASFKTVNQKDAPEFTDDIKKSFPTQEKALCRKPSFTRINIGIRGELPLEVHQGLLTPADYQKFMDDQEPEESSSAMIDKKGKKHLSWGDQEDLFSEDKDIPFSRVQKVQFKTPLSDVMEEEEVKQLHQDVLPEAQDYLPEAQGDLTSVLDVEWEAQRCEPRLSTQHIDLEGHTVEPKAQAVKTKTKSVMLKHQTIGLEDGDIALEVQDFPLRNQTFLPTDQHILPKDQNVLPKCQDQDFLPKDQDFLPKDQCVLPRDQRVLPKDQNIQHKCQDQDFLPSDQKVCFKETYCDMVSEKRKDFSLASYQYLPPKLQDQASIRDQSKCVKQPSCFKKWELGRGIASGVWLHRNHGQASHNVTDEKWRQELFLEHYECVIHDIQDPVSAREQSLCSIQQPPAGTAERWQENLLLDGHQHLAPKQQREASSRRQVGDEYQSRLNTEFQTPLALQSGVSQEEDKKERQKQYLRYRRLFMDIEREQVKEQQRQKEHKKKIEKVTLTS; this comes from the exons ATGCCAAGAAGTATGGCCCCCCTCAAGAAGCCTCGAAATACCACAAAGTTGCCCCTGGCTTTAAACCCCTTGAAGAGCAAGGACGTGTTGGCAGTGCTGGCTGAGAGGAACCAGGCTATAGTACCCGTTGGGGCCTGGGTGGAGCCTGCCCCGCCAGATAGTTCAGAAGTCCCGGCAGCT ACTTCAGCATATATaattgaagaagaactgaaggagcagctaagaaagaaacaagaagctCTGAAGCGTTTTCAGAGACAAGTCAAAAGCAGAGTAAATCAGCAAATCAGGCTTAGAAAAAAGCAACAACTTCAGAGGTCTTATGAAGCT GCAGAGAAGGAAGGCTCTATAGCCATGCACTCTTCAGATCCAGCACACTTAACTCCTAAAAGAACGAGCGTTTTTCCTAGCAATTTGAATGCTGCTATTGGAAGTGCCAGATTGCCTCCTCCCCAGATGCTTGAGGGTGGAATAGAAGACAGAGAGAATCAGAATGAACTGTTCCAACAACAAGCCCAGGCT CTTAGTCAAAGCATGAAACAAGCACGTCATCGGCTGGCATCATTTAAAACTGTGAATCAGAAAGATGCACCAGAGTTTACAGATGATATAAAGAAAAGCTTTCCCACCCAGGAG aaaGCACTTTGTAGGAAGCCATCATTTACCAGGATAAATATAGGCATAAGAGGAGAACTGCCCTTGGAGGTCCATCAAGGTCTTTTAACTCCTGCAGATTACCAGAAATTTATGGATGATCAG GAACCTGAGGAATCTTCATCTGCTATGAtagataagaaagggaaaaagcatTTGTCTTGGGGGGACCAGGAGGATCTCTTTTCTGAAGACAAAGATATACCTTTCAGCAGAGTTCAG AAAGTACAGTTCAAAACCCCGCTATCTGATGTGATGGAAGAGGAAGAAGTAAAGCAGTTACATCAGGATGTTTTGCCGGAAGCCCAGGATTATCTTCCAGAAGCCCAGGGGGATTTGACAAGTGTCCTCGATGTTGAGTGGGAAGCCCAGCGCTGTGAGCCGAGGCTCAGTACCCAGCACATCGATCTGGAAGGCCACACTGTTGAGCCCAAAGCCCAGGCCGTTAAGACAAAAACTAAGAGTGTTATGCTGAAACACCAAACTATTGGACTAGAAGATGGGGATATTGCCTTGGAAGTACAAGATTTTCCACTCCGAAATCAGACTTTTCTACCCACAGATCAGCACATTCTCCCCAAAGACCAGAATGTTCTACCCAAATGTCAGGACCAGGATTTTCTACCCAAAGACCAAGATTTTCTACCCAAAGACCAGTGTGTTTTACCCAGAGACCAGCGTGTTCTCCCCAAAGACCAGAATATTCAACACAAATGTCAGGACCAGGATTTTCTACCCAGCGATCAG aAGGTATGCTTCAAGGAGACATATTGTGATATGGTGAGTGAGAAGAGAAAAGACTTTTCTCTGGCAAGTTATCAGTATCTGCCGCCTAAACTTCAGGACCAGGCCTCCATCAGAGATCAG AGCAAGTGTGTTAAGCAACCCTCATGTTTCAAGAAATGGGAGCTTGGAAGAGGAATTGCTTCTGGAGTGTGGTTG cacAGGAACCACGGGCAGGCCTCGCATAATGTGACAGATGAGAAATGGAGACAGGAGCTATTTCTGGAGCACTATGAATGTGTCATTCATGACATCCAGGATCCAGTCTCTGCCAGAGAGCAG AGCTTATGCTCCATACAGCAACCACCTGCTGGAACAGCTGAAAGATGGCAGGAAAATTTGCTTCTGGATGGCCATCAGCATCTTGCACCCAAGCAGCAGAGAGAGGCTTCTAGCAGAAGACAG GTTGGTGACGAGTATCAATCAAGATTGAACACTGAGTTTCAAACTCCCCTGGCACTTCAGTCTGGAGTAAGTCAAGAGGAAGACAAGAAAGAG CGTCAAAAGCAATACCTGAGGTATAGACGACTTTTCATGGATATTGAAAGAGAACAAGTGAAAGAACAACAAAGGCAAAAAGAACATAAGAAGAAAATTGAGAA
- the CCDC15 gene encoding coiled-coil domain-containing protein 15 isoform X5 yields the protein MPRSMAPLKKPRNTTKLPLALNPLKSKDVLAVLAERNQAIVPVGAWVEPAPPDSSEVPAATSAYIIEEELKEQLRKKQEALKRFQRQVKSRVNQQIRLRKKQQLQRSYEAAEKEGSIAMHSSDPAHLTPKRTSVFPSNLNAAIGSARLPPPQMLEGGIEDRENQNELFQQQAQALSQSMKQARHRLASFKTVNQKDAPEFTDDIKKSFPTQEKALCRKPSFTRINIGIRGELPLEVHQGLLTPADYQKFMDDQEPEESSSAMIDKKGKKHLSWGDQEDLFSEDKDIPFSRVQKVQFKTPLSDVMEEEEVKQLHQDVLPEAQDYLPEAQGDLTSVLDVEWEAQRCEPRLSTQHIDLEGHTVEPKAQAVKTKTKSVMLKHQTIGLEDGDIALEVQDFPLRNQTFLPTDQHILPKDQNVLPKCQDQDFLPKDQDFLPKDQCVLPRDQRVLPKDQNIQHKCQDQDFLPSDQKVCFKETYCDMVSEKRKDFSLASYQYLPPKLQDQASIRDQSKCVKQPSCFKKWELGRGIASGVWLHRNHGQASHNVTDEKWRQELFLEHYECVIHDIQDPVSAREQSLCSIQQPPAGTAERWQENLLLDGHQHLAPKQQREASSRRQVGDEYQSRLNTEFQTPLALQSGVSQEEDKKERQKQYLRYRRLFMDIEREQVKEQQRQKEHKKKIENTGKTSRAEL from the exons ATGCCAAGAAGTATGGCCCCCCTCAAGAAGCCTCGAAATACCACAAAGTTGCCCCTGGCTTTAAACCCCTTGAAGAGCAAGGACGTGTTGGCAGTGCTGGCTGAGAGGAACCAGGCTATAGTACCCGTTGGGGCCTGGGTGGAGCCTGCCCCGCCAGATAGTTCAGAAGTCCCGGCAGCT ACTTCAGCATATATaattgaagaagaactgaaggagcagctaagaaagaaacaagaagctCTGAAGCGTTTTCAGAGACAAGTCAAAAGCAGAGTAAATCAGCAAATCAGGCTTAGAAAAAAGCAACAACTTCAGAGGTCTTATGAAGCT GCAGAGAAGGAAGGCTCTATAGCCATGCACTCTTCAGATCCAGCACACTTAACTCCTAAAAGAACGAGCGTTTTTCCTAGCAATTTGAATGCTGCTATTGGAAGTGCCAGATTGCCTCCTCCCCAGATGCTTGAGGGTGGAATAGAAGACAGAGAGAATCAGAATGAACTGTTCCAACAACAAGCCCAGGCT CTTAGTCAAAGCATGAAACAAGCACGTCATCGGCTGGCATCATTTAAAACTGTGAATCAGAAAGATGCACCAGAGTTTACAGATGATATAAAGAAAAGCTTTCCCACCCAGGAG aaaGCACTTTGTAGGAAGCCATCATTTACCAGGATAAATATAGGCATAAGAGGAGAACTGCCCTTGGAGGTCCATCAAGGTCTTTTAACTCCTGCAGATTACCAGAAATTTATGGATGATCAG GAACCTGAGGAATCTTCATCTGCTATGAtagataagaaagggaaaaagcatTTGTCTTGGGGGGACCAGGAGGATCTCTTTTCTGAAGACAAAGATATACCTTTCAGCAGAGTTCAG AAAGTACAGTTCAAAACCCCGCTATCTGATGTGATGGAAGAGGAAGAAGTAAAGCAGTTACATCAGGATGTTTTGCCGGAAGCCCAGGATTATCTTCCAGAAGCCCAGGGGGATTTGACAAGTGTCCTCGATGTTGAGTGGGAAGCCCAGCGCTGTGAGCCGAGGCTCAGTACCCAGCACATCGATCTGGAAGGCCACACTGTTGAGCCCAAAGCCCAGGCCGTTAAGACAAAAACTAAGAGTGTTATGCTGAAACACCAAACTATTGGACTAGAAGATGGGGATATTGCCTTGGAAGTACAAGATTTTCCACTCCGAAATCAGACTTTTCTACCCACAGATCAGCACATTCTCCCCAAAGACCAGAATGTTCTACCCAAATGTCAGGACCAGGATTTTCTACCCAAAGACCAAGATTTTCTACCCAAAGACCAGTGTGTTTTACCCAGAGACCAGCGTGTTCTCCCCAAAGACCAGAATATTCAACACAAATGTCAGGACCAGGATTTTCTACCCAGCGATCAG aAGGTATGCTTCAAGGAGACATATTGTGATATGGTGAGTGAGAAGAGAAAAGACTTTTCTCTGGCAAGTTATCAGTATCTGCCGCCTAAACTTCAGGACCAGGCCTCCATCAGAGATCAG AGCAAGTGTGTTAAGCAACCCTCATGTTTCAAGAAATGGGAGCTTGGAAGAGGAATTGCTTCTGGAGTGTGGTTG cacAGGAACCACGGGCAGGCCTCGCATAATGTGACAGATGAGAAATGGAGACAGGAGCTATTTCTGGAGCACTATGAATGTGTCATTCATGACATCCAGGATCCAGTCTCTGCCAGAGAGCAG AGCTTATGCTCCATACAGCAACCACCTGCTGGAACAGCTGAAAGATGGCAGGAAAATTTGCTTCTGGATGGCCATCAGCATCTTGCACCCAAGCAGCAGAGAGAGGCTTCTAGCAGAAGACAG GTTGGTGACGAGTATCAATCAAGATTGAACACTGAGTTTCAAACTCCCCTGGCACTTCAGTCTGGAGTAAGTCAAGAGGAAGACAAGAAAGAG CGTCAAAAGCAATACCTGAGGTATAGACGACTTTTCATGGATATTGAAAGAGAACAAGTGAAAGAACAACAAAGGCAAAAAGAACATAAGAAGAAAATTGAGAA
- the CCDC15 gene encoding coiled-coil domain-containing protein 15 isoform X4 yields MPRSMAPLKKPRNTTKLPLALNPLKSKDVLAVLAERNQAIVPVGAWVEPAPPDSSEVPAATSAYIIEEELKEQLRKKQEALKRFQRQVKSRVNQQIRLRKKQQLQRSYEAAEKEGSIAMHSSDPAHLTPKRTSVFPSNLNAAIGSARLPPPQMLEGGIEDRENQNELFQQQAQALSQSMKQARHRLASFKTVNQKDAPEFTDDIKKSFPTQEKALCRKPSFTRINIGIRGELPLEVHQGLLTPADYQKFMDDQEPEESSSAMIDKKGKKHLSWGDQEDLFSEDKDIPFSRVQKVQFKTPLSDVMEEEEVKQLHQDVLPEAQDYLPEAQGDLTSVLDVEWEAQRCEPRLSTQHIDLEGHTVEPKAQAVKTKTKSVMLKHQTIGLEDGDIALEVQDFPLRNQTFLPTDQHILPKDQNVLPKCQDQDFLPKDQDFLPKDQCVLPRDQRVLPKDQNIQHKCQDQDFLPSDQKVCFKETYCDMVSEKRKDFSLASYQYLPPKLQDQASIRDQSKCVKQPSCFKKWELGRGIASGVWLHRNHGQASHNVTDEKWRQELFLEHYECVIHDIQDPVSAREQSLCSIQQPPAGTAERWQENLLLDGHQHLAPKQQREASSRRQVGDEYQSRLNTEFQTPLALQSGVSQEEDKKERQKQYLRYRRLFMDIEREQVKEQQRQKEHKKKIENRRKKLEGMRAQRLF; encoded by the exons ATGCCAAGAAGTATGGCCCCCCTCAAGAAGCCTCGAAATACCACAAAGTTGCCCCTGGCTTTAAACCCCTTGAAGAGCAAGGACGTGTTGGCAGTGCTGGCTGAGAGGAACCAGGCTATAGTACCCGTTGGGGCCTGGGTGGAGCCTGCCCCGCCAGATAGTTCAGAAGTCCCGGCAGCT ACTTCAGCATATATaattgaagaagaactgaaggagcagctaagaaagaaacaagaagctCTGAAGCGTTTTCAGAGACAAGTCAAAAGCAGAGTAAATCAGCAAATCAGGCTTAGAAAAAAGCAACAACTTCAGAGGTCTTATGAAGCT GCAGAGAAGGAAGGCTCTATAGCCATGCACTCTTCAGATCCAGCACACTTAACTCCTAAAAGAACGAGCGTTTTTCCTAGCAATTTGAATGCTGCTATTGGAAGTGCCAGATTGCCTCCTCCCCAGATGCTTGAGGGTGGAATAGAAGACAGAGAGAATCAGAATGAACTGTTCCAACAACAAGCCCAGGCT CTTAGTCAAAGCATGAAACAAGCACGTCATCGGCTGGCATCATTTAAAACTGTGAATCAGAAAGATGCACCAGAGTTTACAGATGATATAAAGAAAAGCTTTCCCACCCAGGAG aaaGCACTTTGTAGGAAGCCATCATTTACCAGGATAAATATAGGCATAAGAGGAGAACTGCCCTTGGAGGTCCATCAAGGTCTTTTAACTCCTGCAGATTACCAGAAATTTATGGATGATCAG GAACCTGAGGAATCTTCATCTGCTATGAtagataagaaagggaaaaagcatTTGTCTTGGGGGGACCAGGAGGATCTCTTTTCTGAAGACAAAGATATACCTTTCAGCAGAGTTCAG AAAGTACAGTTCAAAACCCCGCTATCTGATGTGATGGAAGAGGAAGAAGTAAAGCAGTTACATCAGGATGTTTTGCCGGAAGCCCAGGATTATCTTCCAGAAGCCCAGGGGGATTTGACAAGTGTCCTCGATGTTGAGTGGGAAGCCCAGCGCTGTGAGCCGAGGCTCAGTACCCAGCACATCGATCTGGAAGGCCACACTGTTGAGCCCAAAGCCCAGGCCGTTAAGACAAAAACTAAGAGTGTTATGCTGAAACACCAAACTATTGGACTAGAAGATGGGGATATTGCCTTGGAAGTACAAGATTTTCCACTCCGAAATCAGACTTTTCTACCCACAGATCAGCACATTCTCCCCAAAGACCAGAATGTTCTACCCAAATGTCAGGACCAGGATTTTCTACCCAAAGACCAAGATTTTCTACCCAAAGACCAGTGTGTTTTACCCAGAGACCAGCGTGTTCTCCCCAAAGACCAGAATATTCAACACAAATGTCAGGACCAGGATTTTCTACCCAGCGATCAG aAGGTATGCTTCAAGGAGACATATTGTGATATGGTGAGTGAGAAGAGAAAAGACTTTTCTCTGGCAAGTTATCAGTATCTGCCGCCTAAACTTCAGGACCAGGCCTCCATCAGAGATCAG AGCAAGTGTGTTAAGCAACCCTCATGTTTCAAGAAATGGGAGCTTGGAAGAGGAATTGCTTCTGGAGTGTGGTTG cacAGGAACCACGGGCAGGCCTCGCATAATGTGACAGATGAGAAATGGAGACAGGAGCTATTTCTGGAGCACTATGAATGTGTCATTCATGACATCCAGGATCCAGTCTCTGCCAGAGAGCAG AGCTTATGCTCCATACAGCAACCACCTGCTGGAACAGCTGAAAGATGGCAGGAAAATTTGCTTCTGGATGGCCATCAGCATCTTGCACCCAAGCAGCAGAGAGAGGCTTCTAGCAGAAGACAG GTTGGTGACGAGTATCAATCAAGATTGAACACTGAGTTTCAAACTCCCCTGGCACTTCAGTCTGGAGTAAGTCAAGAGGAAGACAAGAAAGAG CGTCAAAAGCAATACCTGAGGTATAGACGACTTTTCATGGATATTGAAAGAGAACAAGTGAAAGAACAACAAAGGCAAAAAGAACATAAGAAGAAAATTGAGAA